In the Paenibacillus pabuli genome, one interval contains:
- a CDS encoding alpha-L-fucosidase, translated as MDHTEYLQKIEATIAEGRFKDNWNSLSAYQVPDWYRSAKFGIFIHWGLYSIPAYDSEWYSRNMYIQGSKAHEHHLEVYGHPKDFGYKDFIPMFRAEKFDADEWAALFKKAGARYVMPVAEHHDGFQMYKSSISHYNTVEMGPKRDLLGEMKTAYENQGLTLCVSSHRAEHWFFMSHGKEFESDIQEPLTRGDFYWPAMPEPDHHDLYGSPPSKEFLEDWLVRCCELVDQYQPRVFYFDWWIQTAAFKPYLKKFSAYYYNKAEEWGFPVVINYKHDAFVLGCAVPDVERGQFADLKPYYWQTDTAVAKNSWCYTENNNYKTANEIIRDMVDIVSKNGNLLLNVGPKADGSIPDEDRDILLAIGEWLGVNGEAIYDTTFWRIYGEGPTEVKEGQFTDGDTKTFTSEDIRFTVKESNLYATVLVYPDNGEVRIQALKENSHHFHGIIKSIEILGFEERPQWGRTADALTITTTNVKSESPVVFKIEMD; from the coding sequence ATGGACCATACCGAATATTTGCAAAAGATTGAAGCCACCATTGCTGAAGGGCGATTCAAGGATAACTGGAACTCGCTTAGTGCTTATCAGGTTCCGGATTGGTACAGGAGTGCAAAGTTTGGCATTTTCATTCACTGGGGACTGTATTCCATTCCGGCTTATGATAGTGAGTGGTACTCACGTAATATGTATATCCAGGGTTCCAAAGCTCATGAACATCATCTTGAAGTATATGGACACCCGAAGGATTTTGGATATAAGGATTTCATTCCCATGTTTCGCGCGGAAAAGTTCGATGCAGACGAATGGGCGGCGCTGTTTAAAAAGGCTGGGGCCAGATACGTGATGCCTGTCGCTGAACACCATGACGGATTTCAAATGTATAAAAGCTCCATTTCCCACTATAACACAGTTGAAATGGGACCCAAACGGGATCTTCTGGGGGAGATGAAGACCGCTTATGAGAATCAGGGCCTGACACTGTGCGTATCCTCGCACCGGGCAGAGCACTGGTTTTTCATGTCCCACGGGAAGGAATTTGAATCGGATATTCAGGAGCCCCTCACTCGCGGAGATTTCTACTGGCCAGCCATGCCTGAACCGGATCATCATGATCTGTATGGGTCGCCTCCTTCCAAGGAGTTTCTGGAGGACTGGCTGGTTCGCTGCTGTGAGCTGGTTGATCAGTATCAGCCTCGGGTCTTTTATTTTGATTGGTGGATTCAGACCGCAGCCTTCAAGCCCTATCTGAAAAAATTCAGCGCGTATTACTACAACAAAGCGGAAGAGTGGGGATTTCCTGTAGTCATTAACTACAAACATGATGCGTTTGTACTGGGGTGTGCCGTTCCCGACGTGGAACGAGGACAGTTTGCCGATCTCAAACCCTACTACTGGCAAACCGATACGGCCGTCGCCAAAAACTCCTGGTGCTACACGGAAAATAACAACTACAAAACAGCAAATGAAATCATCAGGGATATGGTCGACATTGTGAGCAAAAACGGCAATCTGCTGCTGAACGTTGGACCCAAGGCGGACGGCAGCATCCCGGATGAAGACCGGGATATTCTGTTAGCCATAGGGGAGTGGCTCGGAGTGAACGGAGAGGCGATCTATGATACGACCTTTTGGCGTATTTACGGTGAAGGCCCGACAGAAGTGAAGGAAGGTCAATTCACAGACGGGGATACCAAGACTTTTACAAGTGAAGATATTCGTTTTACGGTAAAAGAAAGCAATCTCTACGCTACGGTTCTTGTCTATCCGGACAACGGAGAGGTTCGTATTCAAGCCTTGAAGGAGAATTCACATCATTTTCACGGAATCATAAAGAGCATTGAGATATTGGGATTTGAGGAACGACCTCAATGGGGGAGAACAGCCGATGCGCTGACGATTACAACGACAAATGTGAAGAGCGAATCGCCTGTCGTATTTAAGATTGAAATGGACTAA
- a CDS encoding AraC family transcriptional regulator: MNHQTLLTNYLSNLQVELFMVNYNRCDADWRDLDYTPDYSKFYWISEGEGWLKIGDQEYYPVPGQLFLMPEGVTQSYSVISDQPFLKYWCHFSAKVGGINLFQILRFPHFCSIERPELINEIFNHILLHARSGEVYAHMMAKSKLMELISHYLMNLDLEQITYLNIPVMEKMSAILAYIDAHIEENITVQDLARIAYMHPNYFIRFFKQQVGMPPIHYITGKKVDKAKELLSCTPNTITMIAEHLGFRDLYYFSRLFKKHTGLTPTEFRKQTTLLAT; encoded by the coding sequence ATGAATCATCAGACGCTGCTTACGAACTACCTGTCCAACCTGCAAGTGGAATTGTTCATGGTCAACTACAATCGGTGCGATGCCGACTGGCGCGATCTAGATTATACTCCTGACTACAGCAAATTTTATTGGATCAGCGAAGGAGAAGGTTGGTTAAAGATTGGGGATCAGGAATACTACCCTGTACCTGGACAGCTTTTTTTGATGCCTGAGGGGGTCACTCAATCCTACTCGGTCATTAGCGATCAGCCTTTTCTGAAGTACTGGTGTCATTTCAGTGCAAAGGTCGGGGGAATCAATCTCTTTCAGATCCTGAGGTTCCCCCATTTCTGTTCCATTGAACGCCCTGAGTTGATCAATGAAATCTTCAATCATATTCTTCTGCATGCCAGATCAGGTGAAGTGTACGCTCACATGATGGCCAAGAGCAAACTGATGGAGCTTATCTCCCACTACCTGATGAATCTGGATCTGGAGCAGATCACGTATTTGAATATACCCGTCATGGAGAAAATGTCTGCCATACTGGCCTATATCGATGCCCATATCGAAGAAAACATTACGGTTCAGGATCTGGCGCGGATCGCTTATATGCACCCGAACTATTTCATTCGTTTCTTCAAGCAGCAGGTTGGCATGCCGCCCATACACTACATCACGGGTAAAAAAGTGGACAAGGCCAAGGAGCTGCTCAGCTGTACGCCGAACACCATTACCATGATTGCCGAACATCTCGGATTTCGCGATTTGTATTATTTTTCAAGGCTGTTCAAGAAGCATACCGGATTAACCCCGACTGAATTCCGCAAACAAACGACACTATTGGCAACGTAA
- a CDS encoding glycoside hydrolase family 30 protein encodes MSRFKIYQSTGEHELFEPVSEQQLKPLKAGKETIEVNLDDQQTFQEMDGFGASFTDSSAYLIHQILSEEQREELMIRLFHPEDGIGLSVIRNPMGASDYARTVYSYNDLPEGETDPDLTRFSIAHDEEDVIPLTKKALELNPDLKLFLSPWSAPGWMKTSGSMITGQLKHEYYPVYAEYFAKTIKAYAEHGLTVHAVTPQNEALYEPGHYPGMLMPAEAQADFIKNHLKPAFVSQGIQTKILCYDHNWNEPGYPLTVLEQAGEEVDGVAWHWYGGEATAQTKVHQAHTGKEVHFTEGSGGEWIPPFEQAFSNVMRTGIQILRNYSKSFVLWNMALDENNGPTVPGFGRSTCRGIVQVNQQTGELAYTLDYYALAHFSAIIRPQAVRIESNSSHEFISNVAFRNQDGSIAVVLFNDGEASENIQLKLHKDELLTLTMEPHSAWSILIPNPF; translated from the coding sequence ATGAGCCGATTCAAGATCTATCAATCTACAGGAGAACATGAACTGTTTGAGCCTGTATCAGAGCAACAATTGAAACCGCTTAAAGCGGGCAAAGAAACGATCGAAGTCAACCTGGATGATCAGCAAACTTTTCAGGAGATGGATGGTTTCGGAGCTTCATTTACCGATTCGTCTGCCTATCTGATTCATCAGATATTGAGCGAAGAACAGAGAGAGGAGCTCATGATCAGGCTGTTCCATCCTGAGGATGGTATCGGGTTGTCGGTCATTCGCAATCCAATGGGCGCTTCGGATTATGCGCGAACGGTATACAGCTATAATGATCTGCCTGAAGGGGAAACCGATCCGGATCTCACCCGTTTCAGTATTGCGCATGATGAGGAGGATGTAATTCCCTTGACCAAGAAGGCGCTCGAATTAAATCCGGATCTGAAGCTGTTTCTTTCGCCTTGGAGTGCACCGGGGTGGATGAAAACGAGCGGATCGATGATTACGGGACAATTGAAGCATGAGTATTATCCGGTGTACGCCGAATATTTTGCCAAAACCATCAAAGCGTACGCGGAGCATGGACTGACCGTACATGCGGTGACACCGCAGAATGAGGCATTGTATGAACCGGGCCATTATCCAGGCATGTTGATGCCAGCGGAAGCACAGGCGGATTTTATCAAAAACCATCTCAAACCTGCCTTTGTCAGCCAAGGCATTCAAACCAAAATTCTCTGTTATGATCACAACTGGAATGAGCCGGGGTATCCACTTACGGTGCTGGAGCAGGCAGGAGAGGAAGTTGACGGCGTTGCCTGGCACTGGTACGGGGGGGAAGCAACGGCTCAAACGAAGGTGCATCAGGCGCACACCGGCAAGGAAGTACATTTCACAGAGGGTTCAGGAGGAGAATGGATTCCCCCATTCGAGCAAGCCTTCTCCAACGTCATGCGTACGGGGATTCAGATTTTGCGAAACTACAGCAAGTCTTTTGTACTCTGGAATATGGCGCTTGATGAAAACAACGGGCCGACCGTACCGGGCTTTGGTCGCAGTACTTGTCGGGGAATCGTGCAGGTGAATCAGCAAACGGGCGAGCTTGCGTATACTTTGGATTATTATGCCTTGGCTCATTTTAGCGCCATCATTCGCCCGCAGGCCGTTCGTATTGAATCCAATTCCAGTCACGAATTCATATCTAATGTTGCCTTCCGTAATCAGGATGGTTCAATTGCCGTAGTGCTCTTCAATGATGGGGAGGCGTCTGAAAATATTCAACTGAAGCTTCACAAGGATGAGCTCTTGACTTTGACAATGGAGCCGCATAGCGCATGGTCTATTTTGATTCCCAATCCATTCTGA
- a CDS encoding sugar ABC transporter substrate-binding protein, which translates to MLNMKKAIGQTGVKLSAALLTAVLLVTGCGGGAGGSGEGNWVSIEDRYTVDPETPAWQLDKKEEVTDLTWYVNADWWNTDFGNDIVTKKIKEDLNINIKFITGDDTKLNTFFAGGDMPDLLTVFDSNSPVVQKAATWALPLNDLAEKYDPYFNKVAAADTLNWFQLADGKTYGYPNYSNTQADYDSGNIPAKTAFIIRKDVYEALGSPVIGTPEEFQSVMKQIKEKFPTLTPFGFNSIGEGTGSLGDTLQDFIGVPLESENGEFYDRNLDEDYLAWLKTLNTVYRDGNISDDSFADDGTAFEEKVKSGKYATMLLDGTPQQGGNLQIYMSANPGKEYIAIDGPQSTKGNAPTLNQSGITGWMINFISKDSKDPAKAIQIFTYLLSEEGQTLMNYGIEGETYQTQADGTVELLPAVKDLQLNNADKFKKDYRMGEFMFFGHDRHKALSADAFPESIKQMQEWGKGKLKPHFILENINPDQGTQEARALSAINTKWNSTLVSMVRAKDDAAFDSALAAYKSFLDENRWDEIVKVRSEKMKQNKEKLGIQ; encoded by the coding sequence ATGTTGAACATGAAGAAAGCCATAGGTCAAACGGGAGTTAAATTGAGTGCAGCCCTGCTGACAGCAGTATTGCTGGTTACGGGATGCGGAGGAGGAGCGGGTGGCTCCGGAGAGGGGAACTGGGTGTCCATTGAAGATCGCTACACGGTTGATCCAGAGACGCCGGCATGGCAGCTGGACAAAAAAGAAGAGGTAACGGATCTAACCTGGTACGTCAACGCGGACTGGTGGAACACCGATTTTGGTAACGATATTGTCACGAAGAAAATCAAAGAGGACCTGAACATTAACATCAAATTCATAACGGGGGATGACACGAAATTAAATACCTTTTTTGCCGGTGGTGATATGCCGGACTTGCTGACTGTATTTGACTCCAACTCTCCAGTTGTGCAGAAGGCTGCAACCTGGGCACTGCCGCTGAATGATCTGGCAGAGAAATATGATCCTTATTTCAACAAGGTTGCTGCAGCAGATACCTTGAACTGGTTCCAGCTGGCTGATGGCAAGACCTACGGATATCCGAACTATTCCAACACACAAGCCGATTATGATAGCGGTAACATTCCAGCCAAAACAGCATTTATCATCCGCAAGGATGTGTATGAGGCGCTGGGAAGTCCAGTCATTGGAACGCCGGAAGAATTCCAGAGTGTAATGAAGCAGATCAAAGAGAAGTTTCCAACACTGACCCCGTTCGGATTTAACTCCATTGGAGAAGGTACAGGTTCGCTCGGAGATACGCTGCAGGATTTCATTGGTGTACCTCTGGAGAGCGAGAACGGCGAATTTTACGATCGCAATCTTGATGAGGACTATCTCGCTTGGCTGAAAACGCTGAACACCGTATACAGAGATGGCAATATCAGTGATGACAGTTTTGCGGATGACGGCACGGCGTTCGAGGAAAAAGTGAAATCGGGAAAATATGCAACGATGCTGCTGGACGGCACACCACAGCAAGGAGGCAATCTTCAAATTTACATGAGTGCTAACCCGGGCAAGGAGTATATTGCGATTGACGGTCCGCAGAGTACCAAAGGCAATGCTCCGACGCTGAATCAATCCGGTATAACGGGCTGGATGATCAACTTTATTTCCAAGGACAGCAAGGATCCGGCCAAAGCCATTCAGATCTTCACGTATCTACTCAGCGAAGAGGGGCAGACGCTGATGAACTACGGTATCGAAGGTGAAACCTACCAGACCCAAGCGGACGGTACGGTTGAATTACTGCCAGCGGTGAAGGACCTGCAGCTCAACAATGCGGATAAGTTCAAAAAGGATTATCGCATGGGCGAATTCATGTTCTTCGGTCATGATCGTCACAAAGCGTTAAGTGCGGATGCTTTTCCTGAGTCGATTAAACAAATGCAGGAATGGGGCAAAGGCAAGCTGAAACCTCATTTTATTCTGGAAAATATCAATCCTGATCAGGGAACGCAGGAAGCGCGTGCCTTGTCTGCCATCAACACGAAATGGAATTCGACTCTGGTAAGTATGGTTCGAGCGAAGGATGATGCTGCTTTTGACAGTGCACTTGCCGCTTACAAGTCATTTTTGGATGAAAATCGCTGGGATGAGATCGTGAAGGTCCGCAGTGAGAAGATGAAACAGAATAAAGAGAAATTAGGCATCCAATAA
- a CDS encoding carbohydrate ABC transporter permease produces the protein MNGKVAKEDLDSRVFDTLNIILLAICTIIIVVPLWNVIISSFSSGRALAEGGFIFWSPEFSLENYRAVFNDPSIWQAFFISVSKTTIGVVTHVFFCAMVGYGLSKKYIRGRKLYVAMGVITMFFSGGMIPTYLLIKSLGLLNSFWVYIIPALFSFYDVVILMNFFRNVPDSLEESAKIDGAGDWHIFLKIFIPLSMPAMATIALFNGVGQWNDFMTTKLYITDQSLYPLQMMLYEIIVQSQTQSMQNIGGSAVIETTTKGVQLATIVITTLPIVLIYPILQRYFISGMMLGAVKE, from the coding sequence GTGAATGGAAAGGTGGCAAAAGAAGATCTCGATAGCCGGGTCTTTGATACGCTGAATATTATTTTGTTGGCCATATGTACCATCATTATTGTGGTCCCACTCTGGAATGTGATCATCTCTTCCTTTAGTTCCGGCAGGGCTCTGGCGGAAGGCGGGTTTATCTTCTGGTCACCGGAGTTCTCATTGGAGAACTATCGGGCTGTATTTAATGATCCCAGCATCTGGCAAGCCTTCTTCATATCGGTTTCCAAAACGACAATTGGAGTAGTGACTCACGTATTTTTCTGTGCCATGGTTGGTTACGGTCTGAGCAAAAAATACATACGGGGCCGGAAGCTATATGTTGCCATGGGTGTTATCACCATGTTTTTCTCGGGCGGGATGATTCCAACATACCTGTTGATCAAATCACTCGGCCTGCTCAACAGCTTCTGGGTATACATTATTCCGGCGCTGTTCAGTTTCTATGATGTCGTCATTCTGATGAACTTCTTCCGGAACGTCCCGGATTCTCTGGAGGAGTCAGCTAAGATCGATGGCGCAGGAGACTGGCATATCTTCCTCAAAATCTTCATCCCGCTCTCCATGCCAGCAATGGCTACGATTGCGCTGTTCAATGGAGTGGGGCAGTGGAATGACTTTATGACAACCAAGTTGTACATTACGGACCAGTCTTTATATCCTCTGCAGATGATGTTATATGAGATCATTGTCCAATCCCAGACGCAATCCATGCAAAATATCGGAGGCTCGGCAGTGATTGAAACAACGACCAAAGGTGTGCAGCTTGCCACGATCGTCATTACCACATTGCCAATCGTGCTGATCTATCCCATCCTTCAGAGATATTTTATATCAGGAATGATGCTGGGTGCTGTCAAAGAGTAA
- a CDS encoding ABC transporter permease, protein MGQRVREFIIDYRRQWEIQSMIIPGIIFMIIFCYIPIYGLTIAFKNYTVIDTLATAPWVGLENFRIILSDKYFWDAVVNTLGISFLKLGIGFVIPIILAIMIYELNSGRFKKFVQTVSYLPHFLSWIVLGGMLITWFSTTGLFNQMLLSLGLISQPQNILLDAGKYWWIATLSDIWKEAGWGTILYLAIMSKIDPTYYEAAKIDGASRLRQIWNITLPNMRSIISLNLILTVSGLLGSNLDQTLVLMNSQNREKAEVINSYVYRMGMSQGDFSYATAVGLGVSIVSVILLVTANKITSKLNDNQSVL, encoded by the coding sequence ATGGGGCAGCGGGTTAGAGAATTCATCATCGATTATCGCAGACAGTGGGAAATCCAGTCGATGATTATACCCGGCATTATCTTTATGATTATTTTTTGTTACATTCCGATTTACGGTCTAACGATCGCTTTCAAGAATTACACGGTCATTGATACGCTCGCTACCGCACCATGGGTAGGCTTGGAGAATTTCAGAATCATACTGTCCGATAAGTATTTCTGGGACGCAGTTGTGAATACGCTGGGCATCAGTTTTCTCAAATTGGGAATCGGATTCGTCATTCCGATCATTCTGGCCATCATGATCTATGAACTGAACAGTGGACGGTTCAAGAAATTTGTGCAAACGGTTTCATATTTGCCGCACTTTTTGTCCTGGATCGTACTTGGCGGCATGCTCATCACCTGGTTCTCAACGACGGGGCTGTTCAATCAGATGCTGCTCAGTCTGGGCCTGATCTCGCAGCCGCAAAACATCCTGCTGGATGCCGGGAAGTACTGGTGGATTGCCACTTTATCGGATATATGGAAAGAGGCCGGCTGGGGGACCATCTTATATCTGGCGATTATGTCAAAGATCGATCCCACGTACTACGAAGCAGCCAAAATCGATGGCGCAAGCAGGCTTAGACAAATCTGGAACATCACGCTTCCGAACATGAGATCCATCATTAGCTTGAATCTGATTCTTACTGTAAGCGGTTTACTCGGCTCCAATCTGGATCAGACACTCGTCCTGATGAACTCGCAAAACCGTGAAAAAGCAGAAGTTATCAACTCTTATGTGTATCGTATGGGGATGTCTCAGGGCGACTTTTCGTATGCGACAGCGGTTGGACTCGGCGTCTCGATTGTTTCCGTCATTCTGCTGGTTACCGCAAACAAGATCACAAGCAAGCTGAACGATAATCAATCTGTGCTCTAG
- a CDS encoding LacI family DNA-binding transcriptional regulator, with the protein MAKITIKDVAREAGVSISTVSNALNGVDVLNPETKSHVLKVAERLNYVPNLNGKLLKSGQTKMLGFFTTSVSGPYFYKLVESMSRECDRLGYGLNVFVTKDKQVIMSNIMGRRVDGVIIYEELRIDEQDILSMQKDKIKAVFLDRVYQSETMGSVIFDSYVAAYEATKYLISLGHKKIAYISGVDTMFDSVQRRDGYLAALREYQLPVDDDYIIQGYFEEESTYSAIKSFLHLHSSKRPDAFLAGNDLSAVGCIHALKSEGYEVPQDVSVVGFDDIDIAPYFSPPLTTVRNQIARQGILAINQLVGMIKKKEQGAAQKLAGELIVRGSSHVKIDRNDVYA; encoded by the coding sequence ATGGCTAAGATTACGATTAAGGATGTTGCAAGAGAAGCCGGCGTGTCCATATCCACGGTTTCCAATGCCCTGAATGGTGTGGACGTACTGAATCCGGAGACCAAGTCTCATGTGCTGAAGGTGGCTGAGCGGTTAAATTACGTTCCCAATCTAAATGGCAAGCTGTTAAAATCCGGACAAACCAAAATGCTGGGATTCTTCACGACCAGTGTATCAGGCCCGTATTTTTACAAGCTGGTTGAGTCCATGTCCCGCGAGTGTGACCGTCTCGGATATGGGCTGAATGTATTTGTCACCAAGGATAAGCAGGTCATCATGAGCAATATCATGGGGCGACGTGTCGATGGTGTAATTATTTATGAAGAGCTGCGAATTGATGAGCAGGATATTCTGTCCATGCAAAAAGACAAGATCAAGGCAGTCTTCCTCGACCGTGTCTATCAGAGTGAGACAATGGGAAGCGTCATTTTCGACTCTTATGTGGCAGCATACGAAGCAACGAAGTACCTGATCTCACTTGGACACAAGAAGATTGCTTACATCTCCGGTGTGGATACGATGTTTGACAGCGTGCAGCGTAGAGACGGGTATCTGGCAGCTTTGCGTGAATACCAGCTTCCGGTGGATGATGATTATATCATTCAGGGTTATTTTGAGGAAGAGAGCACGTACAGTGCCATTAAGTCCTTTTTGCACCTGCATTCAAGCAAGCGCCCCGATGCATTTCTTGCGGGTAACGACCTGAGTGCGGTGGGCTGCATTCATGCATTGAAATCCGAAGGATACGAAGTTCCTCAAGATGTAAGCGTAGTAGGCTTTGACGATATTGATATCGCTCCGTATTTTTCACCGCCGCTCACGACGGTAAGGAATCAGATTGCAAGGCAAGGAATACTGGCCATTAACCAATTGGTTGGCATGATCAAGAAGAAAGAGCAGGGTGCAGCTCAAAAATTAGCGGGTGAACTCATCGTCAGAGGTTCAAGTCACGTAAAGATCGACCGGAATGATGTTTACGCATAG
- a CDS encoding thioredoxin family protein → MKEMHELTSMDMVDPFIQQHNMTFLYVSRKECSVCHALLPKIRELLQPYPSIALGHIDANQVEEVASRFLIFTVPIMLVLVEQKEVVRADRFVRLDRLAEQLEQIYSSYA, encoded by the coding sequence ATGAAAGAAATGCATGAGTTAACATCCATGGACATGGTTGATCCGTTTATCCAGCAGCATAACATGACTTTTCTGTATGTCTCCCGGAAGGAGTGCAGTGTGTGTCATGCCTTGCTGCCCAAGATCCGAGAGCTACTCCAGCCTTATCCTTCGATTGCTCTGGGACACATCGATGCGAATCAGGTGGAAGAAGTGGCATCAAGATTTCTCATTTTCACCGTTCCGATTATGCTTGTTCTGGTGGAGCAGAAAGAAGTGGTGCGGGCGGATCGGTTCGTTCGTCTGGATCGTTTGGCAGAACAATTGGAGCAGATTTACAGCTCATACGCATAA
- a CDS encoding pentapeptide repeat-containing protein: MYQYKDQEYEAVHFDGHDLRYGELMRCVFKQCTFMNASMEEIETSNCRFIECDFRGASMNGSFHTESAFENCTFSGANLFVSKFTSCKMTGSDFSGAQMDGVTLIQGDWSYTNLRHTKLGKQDLRGIRFYETDFSDTDLGKADLRDCDMTRATLSRAKLMGADLRGANLEGIDLKSLDVKGARIDTEQAVLFMRSYGAKVD; the protein is encoded by the coding sequence GTGTACCAGTACAAGGACCAGGAATATGAAGCGGTGCATTTTGACGGGCACGACTTGAGATACGGGGAGCTGATGCGCTGTGTTTTCAAGCAGTGCACGTTTATGAATGCCTCCATGGAAGAGATTGAGACCAGCAATTGCCGGTTTATCGAATGTGACTTCAGAGGGGCGAGCATGAACGGGTCGTTTCATACAGAATCTGCTTTTGAGAACTGTACATTTAGCGGAGCTAACCTTTTTGTCTCCAAATTTACGTCCTGTAAAATGACCGGTTCTGATTTCTCGGGAGCACAGATGGATGGCGTTACCCTTATTCAAGGGGACTGGTCCTATACGAATCTGAGACACACGAAGCTGGGCAAACAGGATCTGCGGGGCATTCGCTTCTACGAAACGGATTTCTCGGATACAGATCTTGGAAAGGCGGATCTCAGAGATTGTGACATGACCCGAGCAACACTGAGCAGGGCCAAACTAATGGGAGCGGATCTGCGCGGAGCTAATCTGGAAGGCATTGATCTGAAATCCCTAGATGTCAAAGGTGCACGTATAGACACGGAACAGGCTGTATTGTTCATGCGTTCATATGGCGCAAAGGTAGATTAA
- a CDS encoding DUF3817 domain-containing protein, whose translation MRTVTGRFKIAGIWEGVSLLILVFIAMPLKYFADISSPVTIMGMIHGILFPLYLIALVHLAVVNRWKAARWFMGVVAGLLPFGTFGFESYLKKRDWK comes from the coding sequence ATGAGGACAGTAACAGGCCGATTTAAAATTGCGGGAATATGGGAAGGGGTGTCCTTGCTCATACTGGTTTTTATTGCCATGCCTTTGAAATATTTCGCGGATATATCTTCTCCGGTGACCATTATGGGCATGATTCACGGGATACTATTTCCGCTGTATCTTATTGCACTGGTACATTTGGCTGTTGTAAACAGGTGGAAGGCGGCACGCTGGTTTATGGGTGTTGTCGCTGGTTTGCTGCCATTTGGGACGTTTGGTTTTGAATCTTATTTGAAGAAGAGAGACTGGAAATAA
- a CDS encoding LacI family DNA-binding transcriptional regulator: MSKFDEIMKLSGYSKATVSRVINHSPHVSPEARQKITEIMKQLHYIPNRNAISLSTGQTKQIGIVTSATNEIILAFMNQFIDTAMDYEFQVLIYTTRDDAEIELQAFEDLRSKRVDGLVIMTCVNPPEKLKAYCEYGPIVSWQRMGQDEIPSVAMDQAEGYRLALEHLVSKGYTRIANAFGRAESLNTQSRREAYESFMEEKGLPVMRDAYQYSVFTSTDGEQAMRRMAQAPVLPQAVLCSNDYAAIGILCEARNQHIQVPEQLAIVGFDDIELSRVLGITTIHNPIAEQATQAFHQLWAVLGKQELQSERLCYELIERETT; this comes from the coding sequence ATGTCCAAATTCGATGAAATTATGAAGCTGTCGGGCTACTCGAAAGCAACGGTATCCAGAGTGATTAATCATTCTCCCCATGTAAGTCCCGAAGCACGTCAGAAAATTACGGAAATCATGAAACAACTTCATTATATTCCGAACCGCAATGCGATCTCGCTGTCTACCGGACAAACCAAACAGATTGGGATCGTTACATCCGCAACCAACGAGATTATACTGGCGTTTATGAACCAGTTCATTGATACTGCGATGGATTACGAGTTCCAGGTCCTGATTTACACCACGCGAGATGATGCAGAGATTGAACTGCAGGCATTCGAAGATTTGCGCAGTAAGCGGGTGGACGGGCTGGTGATTATGACCTGTGTGAATCCTCCCGAGAAACTGAAAGCTTATTGCGAGTATGGACCGATTGTTTCCTGGCAGCGTATGGGACAAGATGAGATCCCGTCGGTAGCGATGGACCAGGCCGAAGGGTACAGACTGGCGCTGGAGCACCTCGTCTCCAAAGGGTACACGCGAATTGCCAATGCCTTTGGCAGAGCCGAGAGCTTGAATACTCAGAGCCGGAGAGAAGCCTATGAATCCTTTATGGAGGAAAAGGGGCTTCCCGTGATGCGCGATGCGTATCAATATTCCGTGTTTACTTCTACAGATGGAGAACAAGCCATGCGCAGAATGGCCCAAGCTCCTGTGCTTCCGCAAGCCGTATTATGTTCTAATGATTACGCAGCAATCGGAATTTTGTGTGAAGCGCGCAATCAGCATATTCAGGTTCCTGAGCAGCTCGCCATTGTCGGGTTTGACGATATCGAATTGTCCCGCGTACTCGGTATAACAACTATACATAATCCGATCGCAGAACAGGCAACCCAGGCATTCCATCAACTGTGGGCCGTGCTGGGCAAACAGGAATTGCAATCTGAGCGTTTGTGTTATGAACTGATTGAGCGAGAAACGACTTGA